One genomic window of Elaeis guineensis isolate ETL-2024a chromosome 2, EG11, whole genome shotgun sequence includes the following:
- the LOC105032623 gene encoding uncharacterized protein translates to MATSSNQEAMQVDATSPTILVEKNPPQSRLLKLGINSWPKWGCPPGKFHLKFDAEEICYLLKGKVKAYIKGSSECVDFTAGDLVVIPRGVTCTWHVLVPVDKHYKFESTS, encoded by the exons ATGGCCACAAGTTCAAACCAAGAGGCCATGCAAGTTGACGCCACCAGCCCCACAATCTTAGTAGAGAAGAACCCACCACAGTCGCGCTTACTAAAGTTGGGCATCAACTCATGGCCCAA GTGGGGTTGCCCTCCAGGAAAGTTCCATCTCAAGTTTGATGCAGAAGAGATTTGCTATCTCCTAAAAGGCAAGGTTAAAGCTTACATTAAGGGATCTTCCGAATGTGTCGATTTTACTGCTGGAGATCTTGTAGTCATACCCAGGGGAGTCACTTGCACGTGGCATGTATTGGTACCAGTTGATAAGCACTACAAATTCGAATCCACCTCCTAG
- the LOC105032640 gene encoding uncharacterized protein — FNIKILKKTPLLPQPCLQQQKIKKITRQLRRSLCDAIFSASHPSRTASEHLKYGTCPNFTSPSSSTPALPSPPPRPISSIAPCSSAAHPHHGSHKRSSDTNPLPHSSYHHHYASSLALIDPSRFSSSPTAASAGGDVVYPSSTTPPPHHLHPHLVLSGGEDLRALAMLEDSVKKLKSPKTSPGPALAKAQVDSALSLLSDWFYEFCGAVSLSSAEHPKFRSFGLPPLSHRELASPHLDAGFEEARADVDTHIHDALFFQLSSDGWRPRDATATSDALVSLAANLPNGTSVFHRAVLSYGSAPSKYAEEVLWETIVDVCGSAFQRCAGIIADRFKSKALRNLETQHHWMVNLYCQLQGFHSLIKDFALDVPLFHSVTIKLATIFNTNNPTPLCTGSAGEEARSDDKKNENCEPTEQPARVGDVPQ; from the coding sequence tttaatattaaaatattaaaaaagacTCCGCTGCTCCCTCAGCCATGTTTGCAacaacaaaaaattaaaaaaatcacccGTCAGCTCCGCCGCTCCCTCTGCGACGCCATCTTCTCCGCCTCCCACCCTTCCCGCACCGCCTCCGAGCACCTCAAGTACGGCACTTGCCCCAATTTcacctccccttcctcctccacCCCCGCCCTCCCATCCCCGCCCCCCAGGCCCATCTCCTCCATCGCCCCCTGCTCCTCCGCGGCGCACCCCCACCACGGCAGCCACAAGCGCTCCTCCGACACCAATCCGCTGCCCCACTCCTCCTACCACCACCACTATGCTTCCTCCCTCGCCCTTATCGACCCGTCCCGCTTCTCCTCCTCCCCCACCGCCGCCTCCGCCGGTGGCGATGTCGTGTATCCATCCTCCACCACCCCGCCTCCGCATCACCTCCACCCCCACCTGGTGCTCTCTGGCGGCGAGGACCTGCGGGCTCTGGCGATGCTGGAGGACAGCGTGAagaagctcaagagtcccaaAACCTCCCCCGGCCCGGCTCTCGCCAAGGCCCAGGTCGACTCCGCCCTTTCCCTCCTCTCGGACTGGTTTTACGAGTTCTGCGGTGCCGTCTCCCTCTCTTCCGCTGAGCACCCCAAGTTCCGCTCCTTCGGCCTTCCCCCTCTCTCCCATCGCGAACTCGCCAGCCCCCACCTCGACGCCGGCTTTGAGGAGGCCCGCGCCGATGTCGACACCCACATCCACGAtgccctcttcttccagctctcatcCGATGGCTGGCGCCCCCGCGACGCCACCGCCACCTCCGACGCCCTCGTTAGCCTCGCCGCCAACCTCCCCAACGGCACCTCCGTCTTCCACCGCGCCGTCCTCTCCTACGGCAGCGCCCCCTCCAAGTACGCTGAGGAGGTCCTCTGGGAAACCATCGTCGACGTCTGCGGCAGTGCCTTCCAGCGCTGCGCCGGCATCATCGCCGATCGCTTCAAGTCCAAGGCGCTGCGCAACCTCGAGACCCAGCACCATTGGATGGTCAACCTCTACTGCCAGCTCCAGGGCTTCCACAGCCTCATCaaggacttcgccctcgacgtcCCGCTCTTCCACTCGGTTACCATCAAGCTCGccaccatcttcaacaccaacaaCCCAACCCCTCTATGCACAGGCAGTGCAGGTGAAGAAGCTCGATCCGATgacaagaaaaatgagaattgcgAACCCACAGAGCAGCCGGCTCGTGTGGGAGATGTACCTCAGTGA